GCAGGCCCTGAATATACGGATGGCAATTTCCCCGCGGTTGGCCACCAGTATCTTGTTAAAAGGCCTCTCGTTAAGTAGCGTTTTGTGCATGGTCATTCTCCTTTCTTGTGCTCTGTGATGCATGGCGCGATATATTAAGTAAAATCCCTATTGAAATCAGGGTGAGCAACAGGGATGAACCACCATAGCTTAACAAGGGCAGGGTTAATCCGGTCACAGGCAAGGAGCCTGAGACAACCCCAATGTTAACTAGAGACTGAATACCAATCATTGCTGAGATACCAAGACCCAGCAACATGCCGAACGCATCGGGAGCATGTAAAGAGATAAGAATGCCTCTTAATACTAGGATCAGATAGGCGGCAAGCACCCCAATGACGCCCAGCAGTCCAAATTCTTCCGCAATGACGGCAAAGATGAAATCGGTATGGGCCTCCGGAAGATAAAATTGCTTTTGAATACTGTTATTAAAGCCCATACCTGTTAACCCGCCATTGCCAATGGCATACAGGGACTGAATCGTATGATAGCCTGTCCCCGTAGGATCTGCCCAAGGGTCTAAAAAGGCAGTCAGCCGTTTCCAGCGATAGTCCTGGGTCACGGCAAAAACTGAAATCATTGAAAAAGCCATGATGCCAAGGCCAAGCATATGCATGATCCTGGCCCCGGCGCAAAACAAAATGACAAAGGTAAACAGCATCAAGATAGAAGCCGTGCCCAAGTCCCGTTGCAAGAGGGTCAAACAAAAAAACAGACCCACAATGACGAGAGGAGGCAGAACCCCCCGCTTGAAGTGGGAAATATACCCCTGTTTTTTGGAATAAATAGAGGCCAGGTAAATGATTAAACCCAGCTTGACAAATTCGGACGGCTGCAGGGTTATCACTCTTAAATTAAGCCAGCGTTGGGCCCCCTTCTCCTTCAGGCCAAATCCGGGCACCAGCACCAGCACCATCATAATGAGTAAGACAAGCAACATAATCGGTACCAGTTTCTTGTACAAAGAATAAGGAATGTTCATGGTTATGTATAACATAAACAAGCCCAAAAAAGCCCAAACTAATTGTCTTTTTAGAAAATAGGCACTGTCCCCATGATCCATCATGAAAGCCATATGGTGGCTAGCGCTGTAGATCATCACCAAACCGAAGCCTAACAAGATCAGGGTCACAATCAGGATGGTGAAATCTGGCTGATCCAGCTCAGGCTGTTGTTCAAGGTCTATCCGGGTTTCGCTCATGTTGTTCACAACGCTCCCTTATTTACAACCTCTCATGTAAAGCTACCCTGCTCTTTTTTCCTGTGTTAGGCTTATTTTATCATAAACAGACCAGGATGGGACAAGACAATCTTATTCTATGTATTCGCTGGGCTGTGTCCGGTATTGGGGTTGGTGCGTTGTACACGATAGAGTATGGTATAATAGGTGTACGGAAAAGAGACAGCGGGGGATTTTTGATGTATCCAAAAGCGTATGTGGATTATCTTATCCATTTCCATGCCAGCCGGGACTATTTTGAATGTCATGAGGTTTTGGAAGAATATTGGAAAAGCCAACCTGACCGCGAACCAGTGTGGGTCGGGCTGATTCAGGTGGCCGTCGCTCTATATCATCACCGCCGGGGCAATTTCAATGGCGCAGCCAAAATGCTGGCCAGTGCCCGGCAAATTTTGGACAGGGAACAAGGTGCTGTGCAAAAATTGGGCTTAGATCCGTCCGCACTTATAAAGCAATTAACTGAGCAGTTAAATGATATACAAGATCTGAAACCTTATACAAGCTTTAACTTGCCTATTACAGATCCCCAGCTGCTGCAACACTGCCGGCAGGTGTGCCAGGAGAACAATCTCACCTGGGGAACGAGAAGTGATCCGGACAATGCTTTTCTTATTCATAAACATAAGCTGCGTGACCGCAGTGATGTGATCAGGGAACGGGAGTGGCAGAAAGAGTAAAAAAACAGCAGCGAAACACCATGTAAGAGGAAAAAAAGGGTGCCAAGCCGGCACCCCTCTAGTTATTTTTTAGTCTTCTTAATCTTCCATTGTGGACAGGTCGCCAGTTGGCAAGCCCAGCTCCCAAGCTTTTAGCACCCGGCGCATAATCTTGCCGCTCCGCGTTTTAGGCAACTTATCTTTAAATTCGATTTCACGGGGAGCCGCATGGGCAGCCAAGCCGGTTTTGACGAACTGGCGAATCTCTTCTTTCAGCTCCTCAGAAGGCTCATATCCGGCTCTGAGTGAGATAAAGGCCTTAATAATTTCACCGCGAACAGGATCCGGTTTGCCAATCACCCCGGCTTCTGCTACGGCAGGGTGTTCAACAAGCTTGCTTTCCACCTCAAACGGACCTACCCGTTCACCAGCCGTCATAATCACATCATCCACACGTCCCTGGAACCAGAAATAACCATCTTCATCCTTGTATGCAGAATCTCCAGAGATGTACCACCCTTTAAGACGGAAGTACTCATTATATTTCTCTTCATTCTTCCAAATCTTTCTCATCATGGATGGCCAGCCCACTTTGATGGCCAGATTGCCCATCTGGTAGGGGGGCAGCGGATTACCTTCATCATCAATAATATCAGCTTCAATACCGGGGAATGGTTTACCCATTGACCCGGGTCTCATCTCCATGCAGGGATAGTTACAAATCAGCATGCCACCTGTTTCCGTCATCCACCAGGTGTCATGGATGCGCAACTTGTATACCTGCAATCCCCAACGGATCACCTCCGGATTAAGCGGCTCACCCACACTTAAAATATGACGCAGGGAGGATAGATCATAACGTTCTGCCACTGCTTCTCCGGCACCCATCAGCATGCGGAAAGCGGTTGGTGCACTGTACCATACCGTCACTTTATATTTTTCAATG
This Caldalkalibacillus uzonensis DNA region includes the following protein-coding sequences:
- the ftsW gene encoding putative lipid II flippase FtsW, whose amino-acid sequence is MSETRIDLEQQPELDQPDFTILIVTLILLGFGLVMIYSASHHMAFMMDHGDSAYFLKRQLVWAFLGLFMLYITMNIPYSLYKKLVPIMLLVLLIMMVLVLVPGFGLKEKGAQRWLNLRVITLQPSEFVKLGLIIYLASIYSKKQGYISHFKRGVLPPLVIVGLFFCLTLLQRDLGTASILMLFTFVILFCAGARIMHMLGLGIMAFSMISVFAVTQDYRWKRLTAFLDPWADPTGTGYHTIQSLYAIGNGGLTGMGFNNSIQKQFYLPEAHTDFIFAVIAEEFGLLGVIGVLAAYLILVLRGILISLHAPDAFGMLLGLGISAMIGIQSLVNIGVVSGSLPVTGLTLPLLSYGGSSLLLTLISIGILLNISRHASQSTRKENDHAQNAT
- a CDS encoding DUF309 domain-containing protein produces the protein MGQDNLILCIRWAVSGIGVGALYTIEYGIIGVRKRDSGGFLMYPKAYVDYLIHFHASRDYFECHEVLEEYWKSQPDREPVWVGLIQVAVALYHHRRGNFNGAAKMLASARQILDREQGAVQKLGLDPSALIKQLTEQLNDIQDLKPYTSFNLPITDPQLLQHCRQVCQENNLTWGTRSDPDNAFLIHKHKLRDRSDVIREREWQKE